A single genomic interval of Armatimonadota bacterium harbors:
- a CDS encoding PIN domain-containing protein, producing the protein MTVLLDTHFLIWIVLSARRLRDFPWLDRYRPWGLSPVSLLEVQFLSEAGRLEVRNPEFTDAVLADPRFLVDEVPWLTLVRHALPLTWTRDPFDRLLAAHSRARRAPLCTLDETLQARHEWILKEVRLPRRG; encoded by the coding sequence GTGACCGTCCTGCTCGACACGCACTTCCTCATCTGGATCGTGCTCTCAGCCCGCCGCCTGCGGGACTTCCCCTGGCTCGATCGGTACCGCCCCTGGGGGCTGTCGCCGGTCTCGCTCCTGGAGGTGCAGTTCCTCAGCGAGGCCGGGCGGCTGGAAGTGCGCAACCCAGAGTTCACGGACGCCGTCCTGGCCGACCCGCGGTTTCTGGTGGACGAGGTGCCGTGGCTGACGCTCGTCCGCCACGCCCTCCCGCTCACGTGGACTCGCGATCCGTTCGACCGTCTGCTGGCGGCCCACAGCCGCGCCCGCCGCGCCCCGCTCTGCACGCTCGACGAGACGCTGCAGGCGCGCCATGAGTGGATCCTCAAGGAGGTCCGGCTTCCCCGTCGGGGGTAG
- a CDS encoding (2Fe-2S)-binding protein, translating into MGEGTVAPARLARPARPRRLRPPVATATVTLTVNDRPVEATVDVRKTLADFLREDLGLTGTHLGCEHGVCGACTVLLDGAPVRSCLLFAVQGAGHTVTTVEALSTGETLHPLQEAFRRHHGLQCGFCTPGILMSAYALLRDHPHPTEAQVLETLGGHLCRCTGYQGIVEAVQAAAGTGAGAEPPKG; encoded by the coding sequence ATGGGTGAGGGCACGGTCGCCCCGGCCCGCCTCGCCCGTCCCGCGCGGCCCCGCCGGCTCCGCCCGCCGGTGGCGACGGCCACGGTCACCCTGACGGTGAACGACCGCCCGGTCGAGGCCACGGTCGACGTACGCAAGACCCTGGCCGACTTCCTGCGGGAGGACCTGGGGCTGACCGGCACCCACCTGGGGTGCGAGCACGGGGTGTGCGGCGCGTGCACCGTGCTGCTCGACGGCGCCCCGGTGCGCTCCTGCCTGCTCTTCGCCGTGCAGGGGGCGGGCCACACCGTCACCACGGTCGAGGCGCTGAGCACGGGGGAGACGCTCCACCCCCTGCAGGAGGCGTTCCGCCGCCACCACGGGTTGCAGTGCGGCTTCTGCACGCCGGGGATCCTGATGAGCGCCTACGCGCTGCTGCGCGACCACCCGCACCCCACCGAGGCCCAGGTGCTGGAGACGCTGGGCGGCCACCTCTGCCGGTGCACGGGCTACCAGGGGATCGTGGAGGCGGTGCAGGCTGCGGCCGGAACGGGAGCGGGAGCCGAGCCGCCGAAGGGGTGA
- a CDS encoding xanthine dehydrogenase family protein subunit M, with translation MKPPPFRYAAPRSVAEALALLAEYGPEAKVLAGGQSLVPLLNMRLVRPEVIVDINRIGRLAYLRRRGDRLLVGALTRQREVEGSPLVARAVPLLAEAIRLVGHPQIRNRGTVGGSIAHADPAAELPAVLAALDGDVVVVGPAGTRVIGWTHFFTGYLTTAVGPDELVTEVRFPLPPPRSGSAFLEVARRHGDFALVGVAALVQREDGRMAAARLAFTGVGPGPLRAPEAEAFLAGREPTPEVLAEAGRLAAAPLEPPEDIHATAAYRKEVAAVLVRRALAAAWERSATRPRAGRSRAPRAGASERAPGG, from the coding sequence GTGAAGCCCCCGCCGTTCCGCTACGCCGCCCCGCGCTCGGTGGCCGAGGCGCTGGCCCTGCTGGCCGAGTACGGCCCGGAGGCGAAGGTCCTGGCCGGCGGTCAGAGCCTGGTGCCGCTCTTGAACATGCGGCTCGTGCGCCCCGAGGTCATCGTCGACATCAACCGCATCGGCCGGCTGGCCTATCTCCGCCGGCGGGGCGACCGGCTGCTGGTAGGCGCGCTCACCCGCCAGCGGGAGGTCGAGGGCTCCCCGCTCGTGGCCCGCGCTGTGCCCCTGCTGGCCGAGGCGATCCGCCTGGTGGGCCACCCGCAGATCCGCAACCGCGGCACGGTGGGCGGCTCCATCGCCCACGCCGACCCCGCGGCCGAGCTGCCGGCGGTGCTGGCGGCGCTCGACGGGGATGTGGTCGTCGTGGGCCCGGCGGGCACGCGGGTGATCGGGTGGACTCACTTCTTTACCGGGTACCTCACCACGGCGGTCGGGCCGGACGAGCTGGTCACCGAGGTCCGCTTCCCGCTGCCGCCGCCGCGCAGCGGCAGCGCCTTCCTGGAGGTCGCCCGCCGCCACGGCGACTTCGCCCTGGTGGGGGTGGCCGCGCTGGTGCAGCGCGAGGACGGCCGCATGGCCGCCGCCCGGCTGGCCTTCACCGGCGTGGGCCCGGGCCCGCTGCGCGCGCCGGAGGCCGAGGCCTTCCTGGCGGGCCGGGAGCCGACGCCCGAGGTGCTGGCCGAGGCGGGACGGCTGGCTGCGGCCCCGCTCGAGCCCCCCGAGGACATCCACGCCACGGCCGCCTACCGGAAGGAGGTGGCGGCCGTGCTGGTGCGCCGGGCGCTGGCGGCGGCGTGGGAACGCTCCGCCACCCGCCCCCGCGCCGGCCGCAGCCGCGCGCCACGGGCCGGCGCGTCCGAGCGCGCGCCGGGCGGATGA
- the cutA gene encoding aerobic carbon-monoxide dehydrogenase large subunit → MATRWFGERVPRNEDARLLVGRGLFLDDIRRPGMVHAALWRSPLAHARIRRIDVEAARASPGVLAVFTAADLPAAIRGPLPRLIPHPALVHHKTQVALAGEKVRHVGEPVVMVVAQTRYLAEDALERVTVELEPLPPVVDLLAAVRPDAPLVHEDAGTNVAAHYTQRVGDVEAAFARAAHIFRERFVFDRGASSPMETRGVLAEWDAAARQLTVWDTTQAPIRIRDFLSRLFGLPLHHIRVVAPDIGGGFGPKIMMCYPEEILVPHAAMVLGRPVKWVEDRREHFTATNHERLQVHDAEIAVDGEGRILGVRTVFLHDAGAYCAYGLIVPIVASCTLPGPYRIPNYHAEFTAVFTTKTQTSPYRGAGRPHGVFVMERLIERVARELGLDRAEVRRRNFIQPHEFPYDVGLIYQDNARLVYDSGNYPEVLDRALRAIDYDGWPARRAAYRRAGRVVGLGLACYVEGGGIGPYEGCRITVEPSGKVFVATSVGTQGQGHYTAFAQIVADALGVRPEDVIVTTGDSGAFGWGTGTFASRAAVVAGNAVALAAQAVREKTLQVAATLLEARVDDLELRDGTVRVRGVPGRAAPLGEVAVAANPLRGTIPASWEGPGLEATRYFAPPRGTFAAGCHAAEVEVDVETGMVRFLRYVVVHDCGRVINPLILEGQIRGGIAQGIGNAFYERLVYDEEGQLLTQTFMDYLLPTVAEVPRIEIEHLETPSPLNPLGVKGAGEAGTIPVPALLASALDDALQEWGVRITEMPLSPARVRELIAAGAGRVPAGVGA, encoded by the coding sequence ATGGCGACCCGCTGGTTCGGGGAACGCGTCCCGCGCAACGAAGACGCCAGGCTGCTGGTGGGCCGCGGCCTGTTCCTCGACGACATCCGCCGCCCCGGGATGGTGCACGCGGCCCTCTGGCGGAGCCCCCTGGCCCACGCGCGCATCCGCCGCATCGACGTCGAGGCGGCGCGCGCGAGCCCCGGGGTGCTGGCCGTCTTCACGGCGGCCGATCTGCCCGCGGCCATCCGCGGCCCGCTGCCGCGTCTGATCCCCCACCCGGCGCTCGTCCACCACAAGACCCAGGTGGCGCTGGCTGGCGAGAAGGTGCGCCACGTGGGGGAGCCGGTGGTCATGGTGGTGGCGCAGACGCGCTACCTGGCGGAGGACGCCCTCGAGCGCGTGACGGTGGAGCTGGAGCCGCTGCCGCCGGTAGTGGACCTCCTGGCGGCGGTGCGGCCGGATGCGCCGCTCGTCCACGAGGACGCCGGGACCAACGTGGCCGCCCACTACACGCAGCGCGTGGGGGACGTCGAGGCGGCCTTCGCCCGGGCGGCGCACATCTTTCGCGAGCGGTTCGTGTTCGACCGCGGGGCATCCTCCCCCATGGAGACCAGGGGAGTGCTGGCGGAGTGGGACGCCGCGGCGCGCCAGCTCACGGTATGGGACACCACGCAGGCGCCCATCCGCATCCGCGACTTCCTCAGCCGGCTCTTCGGCCTGCCGCTGCACCACATCCGCGTGGTGGCGCCCGACATCGGCGGCGGGTTCGGGCCGAAGATCATGATGTGCTACCCGGAGGAGATCCTCGTCCCCCATGCCGCCATGGTGCTCGGCCGCCCGGTGAAGTGGGTGGAGGACCGGCGGGAGCACTTCACCGCCACCAACCACGAGCGGCTGCAGGTCCACGACGCCGAGATCGCCGTCGACGGGGAGGGCCGCATCCTGGGCGTGCGCACCGTCTTCCTGCACGACGCCGGCGCCTACTGCGCCTACGGCCTCATCGTCCCCATCGTGGCCTCGTGCACGCTCCCCGGCCCCTACCGCATCCCCAACTACCACGCCGAGTTCACGGCGGTCTTCACCACCAAGACCCAGACGAGCCCCTACCGCGGGGCCGGGCGGCCGCACGGGGTCTTCGTCATGGAGCGGCTGATCGAGCGGGTGGCCCGCGAGCTGGGGCTGGACCGGGCGGAGGTGCGCCGCCGCAACTTCATCCAGCCCCACGAGTTCCCCTATGACGTCGGGCTCATCTACCAGGACAACGCGCGCCTCGTCTACGACAGCGGCAACTACCCGGAGGTGCTGGACCGGGCGCTGCGGGCCATCGACTACGACGGGTGGCCGGCCCGGCGGGCCGCCTACCGGCGGGCCGGGCGCGTCGTGGGGCTGGGCCTGGCCTGCTACGTGGAGGGGGGCGGCATCGGCCCCTACGAGGGGTGCCGCATCACCGTGGAGCCCTCGGGCAAGGTCTTCGTGGCCACCTCGGTGGGCACCCAGGGGCAGGGCCACTACACCGCCTTCGCCCAGATCGTGGCGGACGCCCTGGGGGTACGTCCGGAGGACGTCATCGTCACCACAGGGGACAGCGGGGCCTTCGGGTGGGGCACGGGCACCTTCGCCAGCCGGGCGGCCGTGGTGGCCGGCAATGCGGTGGCGCTGGCGGCGCAGGCCGTGCGCGAGAAGACGCTGCAGGTGGCGGCCACGCTGCTGGAGGCGCGGGTCGACGACCTGGAGCTGCGCGACGGGACGGTGCGGGTGCGCGGGGTGCCCGGCCGGGCGGCGCCGCTCGGGGAAGTGGCGGTGGCGGCCAACCCGCTGCGGGGCACCATTCCCGCCTCGTGGGAGGGACCGGGGCTCGAGGCGACGCGCTACTTCGCCCCGCCCCGCGGGACCTTTGCGGCCGGCTGCCACGCCGCCGAGGTGGAGGTGGACGTGGAGACGGGGATGGTGCGCTTCCTGCGCTACGTGGTGGTGCACGACTGCGGCCGGGTGATCAACCCGCTGATCCTGGAGGGGCAGATCCGCGGCGGGATCGCCCAGGGGATCGGCAACGCTTTCTATGAACGACTGGTCTACGACGAGGAGGGACAGCTGCTGACCCAGACCTTCATGGACTACCTGCTGCCCACGGTGGCGGAAGTGCCGCGCATCGAGATCGAGCACCTGGAGACCCCTTCGCCGCTCAACCCGCTGGGGGTGAAGGGCGCGGGCGAGGCCGGGACCATCCCTGTCCCGGCGCTGCTTGCCTCCGCGCTGGACGACGCCCTCCAGGAGTGGGGGGTGCGGATCACGGAGATGCCGCTCAGCCCCGCGCGCGTGCGGGAGCTGATCGCCGCCGGGGCCGGCCGGGTGCCGGCCGGGGTGGGCGCGTGA
- a CDS encoding exo-alpha-sialidase: protein MDEVRLLVGTRKGVFILRADGAQRRWVLDGPAHGGWEAYHVQGDPADPDRLYAALWTAWHGTLIQRSRDGGRTWEPVGNSFTYADGDAVHQGFEGEPQPWRFKRVWHLEPVPAHWGPRGGAGGDAARGAGGVRGRGGAGRGDGGRWFAGVEDAALFRSADGGATWEELPGLRRHPSTTAWQPGAGGLCLHTILFDPVDPGRLYVAISAAGVFRSEDGGQTWQPANRGLRATYTPEPEPEVGFCVHRIALHPARPQVLFMQKHFGVYRSDDAGRSWQKISGNLPSDFGYPIAVHPEEPDTVYVVPITDDTQHYPPNGELRVWRTRDGGGTWEATGRGLPDRHCYVNVLREAMATVGGDPPGIYFGTTGGQVYGSTDGGETWQAVATHLPPVLSVEAHRVG from the coding sequence ATGGACGAGGTGCGGCTGCTCGTGGGGACCCGCAAGGGCGTGTTCATCCTGCGCGCCGACGGGGCGCAGCGGCGGTGGGTGCTGGACGGTCCCGCCCACGGCGGGTGGGAGGCCTACCACGTCCAGGGGGATCCGGCCGATCCCGACCGCCTCTACGCGGCGCTGTGGACCGCCTGGCACGGCACGCTCATCCAGCGCAGCCGTGACGGCGGCCGCACCTGGGAGCCGGTCGGCAACAGCTTCACCTACGCCGATGGTGACGCGGTCCACCAGGGCTTCGAGGGGGAGCCGCAGCCCTGGCGCTTCAAGCGGGTCTGGCACCTCGAGCCCGTCCCGGCGCACTGGGGCCCGCGCGGCGGGGCGGGCGGGGATGCGGCGCGCGGCGCCGGTGGGGTGCGCGGGCGCGGTGGGGCGGGCCGCGGAGACGGCGGGCGGTGGTTCGCCGGCGTGGAGGACGCCGCCCTCTTCCGCTCCGCCGACGGCGGCGCCACCTGGGAGGAGCTGCCCGGGCTGCGCCGCCACCCCAGCACGACCGCCTGGCAGCCGGGCGCGGGCGGCCTGTGCCTCCACACCATCCTCTTCGACCCGGTCGACCCCGGGCGGCTGTACGTGGCCATCTCGGCGGCAGGGGTCTTTCGCTCCGAGGACGGCGGGCAGACCTGGCAACCGGCCAATCGCGGCCTGCGGGCCACCTACACGCCGGAGCCCGAGCCCGAGGTGGGGTTCTGCGTCCACCGCATCGCCCTGCACCCGGCGCGGCCGCAGGTGCTCTTCATGCAGAAGCACTTCGGCGTCTACCGCAGCGACGACGCGGGCCGGTCCTGGCAGAAGATCAGCGGGAACCTCCCCAGCGACTTCGGCTACCCCATCGCCGTCCACCCCGAGGAGCCCGACACCGTCTACGTCGTGCCCATCACCGACGACACGCAGCACTATCCCCCCAACGGCGAGCTGCGGGTGTGGCGGACGCGGGACGGCGGCGGCACCTGGGAGGCCACGGGCCGCGGGCTCCCGGACCGCCACTGCTACGTGAACGTCCTGCGCGAGGCCATGGCCACCGTGGGCGGCGACCCGCCCGGGATCTACTTCGGGACGACCGGCGGCCAGGTGTACGGCTCCACCGACGGCGGCGAGACCTGGCAGGCGGTGGCCACGCACCTCCCGCCGGTGCTGTCGGTGGAGGCCCACCGGGTGGGGTGA
- a CDS encoding carbon monoxide dehydrogenase subunit G, whose amino-acid sequence MKVEGQYTIDAPRDRVWALLNDPGVLQRATPGCRELHPLGDDRYRAVLELAVGPVRGTFEGQVSITDKSPPERLTLRVEGAGRPGTVRASGELHLEPQDGRTVVHYVGDAQVTGVLMSVGHRLFGGVAKQLAGQFFAALQREVERAQQAGSGS is encoded by the coding sequence ATGAAGGTCGAAGGGCAGTACACCATCGACGCCCCCCGTGACCGGGTCTGGGCGCTATTGAACGACCCCGGGGTCCTCCAGCGGGCCACGCCGGGCTGCCGGGAGCTCCACCCCCTGGGGGACGACCGCTACCGTGCCGTCCTCGAGCTGGCCGTCGGCCCGGTCCGCGGCACCTTCGAGGGGCAGGTGAGTATCACCGACAAGTCCCCGCCCGAGCGGCTCACCCTGCGCGTGGAAGGGGCCGGCCGCCCCGGCACCGTCCGGGCCTCGGGTGAGCTCCACCTGGAGCCCCAGGACGGGCGCACCGTGGTCCACTACGTGGGGGACGCTCAGGTGACTGGTGTCCTCATGAGCGTGGGTCACCGGCTCTTCGGCGGGGTGGCCAAGCAGCTCGCCGGCCAGTTCTTCGCCGCCCTCCAGCGGGAGGTCGAACGGGCGCAGCAGGCGGGCAGCGGGTCCTAG
- a CDS encoding MoxR family ATPase — MHPEIARIQSMLAAGGYVADRDVATAVYLSMTLRKPLLIEGAAGVGKTEVAKVMAAALHADLIRLQCYEGLDATTALYEWNYQKQLLHIRLTEQSDRTIEQREQEIFSDAFLLKRPLLEAITRPQAPVLLVDEVDRADVEFESFLLEVLSDFQVSIPEIGTIRATTIPYVVLTSNRTRELGDALRRRCLYLWIDYPTYEKELQIVLAKVPGINADLAAQVSAFMQMVRRVRLDKVPGIAETIDWGAALLALHRDHLDREAVEQTLGALFKSQEDARAVRTQWLDAWLRALERLRGEPQPWTQAQVERAAAEAAGVWR, encoded by the coding sequence ATGCATCCGGAGATCGCCCGCATCCAGTCCATGCTGGCGGCCGGCGGCTACGTGGCCGACCGCGACGTCGCCACCGCCGTCTACCTGTCCATGACGTTGCGCAAGCCCCTCCTCATCGAGGGAGCGGCCGGGGTGGGAAAGACCGAGGTGGCCAAGGTCATGGCGGCGGCCCTGCACGCCGACCTGATCCGGCTGCAGTGCTACGAGGGGCTGGACGCCACCACGGCGCTGTACGAATGGAACTACCAGAAGCAGCTCCTGCACATCCGCCTGACCGAGCAGAGTGACCGCACCATCGAGCAGCGGGAGCAGGAGATCTTCAGCGACGCCTTCCTGCTCAAGCGCCCGCTCCTCGAGGCCATCACCCGCCCGCAGGCTCCGGTGCTGCTGGTGGACGAGGTGGACCGCGCCGACGTGGAGTTCGAGAGCTTCCTCCTGGAAGTCCTCAGCGACTTCCAGGTGAGCATCCCCGAGATCGGCACCATCCGGGCCACCACCATCCCCTACGTCGTCCTCACCTCCAACCGTACCCGCGAGCTGGGCGACGCCCTGCGCCGGCGCTGCCTCTACCTGTGGATCGACTACCCCACCTACGAGAAGGAGCTGCAGATCGTGCTGGCCAAAGTTCCGGGGATCAACGCCGACCTGGCGGCCCAGGTCTCGGCCTTCATGCAGATGGTGCGGCGGGTGCGGCTGGACAAGGTCCCGGGCATCGCCGAGACCATCGACTGGGGGGCGGCGCTGCTGGCGCTCCACCGCGACCACCTCGACCGCGAGGCCGTGGAGCAGACACTGGGCGCGCTCTTCAAGAGTCAGGAGGACGCCCGGGCGGTGCGCACGCAGTGGCTGGACGCCTGGCTGCGGGCGCTGGAGCGGCTGCGCGGCGAGCCCCAGCCCTGGACCCAGGCCCAGGTGGAGCGGGCGGCCGCCGAGGCCGCGGGGGTGTGGCGGTGA